One window from the genome of Lynx canadensis isolate LIC74 chromosome E3, mLynCan4.pri.v2, whole genome shotgun sequence encodes:
- the FBXO24 gene encoding F-box only protein 24 isoform X5: protein MKCATLRACGDASVAGLVLVYESRALGSGPGRELPFLTAFGGRRRCLSKSVAPLLAHGYRRFLPTKDHVFILDYTGTLFFLKNALVSSTLGQIQWKRACRYVVLCRGAKDFASDPRCDTVYRKYLYVLATREQPAVVGTTGSRACDCVEVYLQSSGQRVFKMTFHHSMSFKQIVLVGQENQRALLLLTEEGKIYSLVVNETQLDQPRSYTVQLALRKVSRCLPHLCVTRMASNQSSTLYITDQGGVYFEVHTPGVYRDLFGTLQAFDPLDQQMPLALSLPAKILFCALGYNHLGLVDEFGRIFMQGNNRYGQLGTGDKMDRGEPTQVHYLQRPIALWCGLNHSLVLSQGSDFSKELLGCGCGAGGRLPGWPKGSASFVKLHVKVPLCACSLCSTRECLYMLSSHDIEHHPTYRDLPASRVVGTPEPGLGAGAPQDPGGAARACEEYLSQIHSCSTLQDRMEKMKEIVGWMPLMAAQKDFFWEALDMLQRAAGGVGPGPSTPES, encoded by the exons ATGAAGTGTGCGACGCTGAGGGCGTGTGGAGACGCATCTGTCGCAGGCTTAGTCCTCGTCTACGAGAGCAGGGCTCTGGGGTCCGGCCCTGGAAGAGAGCTGCCATTCTTAACT GCATTTGGAGGCCGCCGCCGCTGTCTCAGCAAGAGTGTAGCCCCCCTGCTAGCCCATGGCTACCGCCGCTTCTTGCCCACCAAGGACCATGTCTTCATTCTTGACTACACGGGGACCCTCTTCTTCCTCAAAAATGCCCTGGTCTCCTCTACCCTTGGCCAGATCCAGTGGAAGCGAGCCTGCCGCTATGTTGTATTGTGTCGCGGAGCCAAGGAT TTTGCCTCGGACCCAAGATGTGACACCGTTTACCGTAAATACCTCTATGTATTGGCCACCCGGGAGCAGCCAGCAGTGGTAGGCACAACGGGCAGCCGGGCCTGTGACTGTGTCGAGGTCTATCTGCAGTCCAGTGGGCAGCGGGTCTTCAAGATGACCTTCCACCACTCCATGAGCTTCAAACAGATTGTGCTGGTTGGTCAGGAGAACCAGCGGGCTCTACTGCTTCTCACAG aggaaggaaagatctACTCTTTGGTAGTGAATGAAACCCAGCTGGACCAGCCACGCTCCTACACAGTTCAGCTGGCCCTGAGGAAGGTGTCCCGTTGCCTGCCTCACCTTTGTGTGACCCGCATGGCTTCTAACCAGAGCAGTACTCTCTACATCACAG ACCAGGGGGGAGTATATTTTGAGGTGCATACCCCAGGGGTGTATCGTGATCTCTTTGGGACCCTTCAAGCCTTTGACCCCCTGGACCAGCAGATGCCGCTTGCTCTCTCACTGCCTGCCAAG ATACTATTTTGTGCTCTTGGCTACAACCACCTTGGCTTGGTGGATGAATTTGGCCGAATCTTTATGCAGGGAAATAACAGATATGGGCAGCTGGGAACAGGGGACAAAATGGACCGAGGGGAACCCACACAG GTGCATTATCTGCAACGTCCCATTGCCCTGTGGTGTGGCCTCAACCACTCTCTGGTGCTGAGCCAGGGCTCGGACTTCAGCAAGGAGCTTCTGGGCTGTGGCTGTGGGGCTGGAGGCCGCCTCCCTGGCTGGCCTAAGGGGAGTGCCTCTTTCGTGAAGCTCCACGTCAAG GTCCCTCTGTGTGCCTGTTCCCTCTGCTCTACCAGAGAGTGCCTCTACATGCTGTCCAGCCATGACATCGAACACCATCCCACCTACCGGGACCTACCAGCCAGCAGGGTGGTGGGGACCCCCGAGCCTGGCCTGGGAGCTGGAGCACCCCAGGACCCTGGGGGGGCAGCCCGGGCCTGTGAGGAGTACCTCAGCCAGATCCACAGTTGCTCCACATTGCAGGATCGCATGGAAAAGATGAAGGAGATCGTGGGTTGGATGCCCTTGATGGCTGCACAGAAAGATTTCTTCTGGGAGGCCCTGGACATGCTgcagagggctgctggaggggttggccCGGGCCCCTCAACCCCTGAGAGCTGA
- the FBXO24 gene encoding F-box only protein 24 isoform X2 encodes MGEKAVPSPSRRRVKRSCPSCGPEPGGEEKKGRGNPISVQLFPPELVEHIISFLPVRDVVALGQTCHYFHEVCDAEGVWRRICRRLSPRLREQGSGVRPWKRAAILNYTKGLYFQAFGGRRRCLSKSVAPLLAHGYRRFLPTKDHVFILDYTGTLFFLKNALVSSTLGQIQWKRACRYVVLCRGAKDFASDPRCDTVYRKYLYVLATREQPAVVGTTGSRACDCVEVYLQSSGQRVFKMTFHHSMSFKQIVLVGQENQRALLLLTEEGKIYSLVVNETQLDQPRSYTVQLALRKVSRCLPHLCVTRMASNQSSTLYITDQGGVYFEVHTPGVYRDLFGTLQAFDPLDQQMPLALSLPAKGNNRYGQLGTGDKMDRGEPTQVHYLQRPIALWCGLNHSLVLSQGSDFSKELLGCGCGAGGRLPGWPKGSASFVKLHVKVPLCACSLCSTRECLYMLSSHDIEHHPTYRDLPASRVVGTPEPGLGAGAPQDPGGAARACEEYLSQIHSCSTLQDRMEKMKEIVGWMPLMAAQKDFFWEALDMLQRAAGGVGPGPSTPES; translated from the exons ATGGGCGAGAAGGCGGTCCCTTCGCCTAGCAGGAGGCGG GTGAAGCGGAGCTGCCCTTCAtgtggcccagagcctgggggtgaagagaagaagggcagagggaaccCTATTTCTGTTCAGCTGTTCCCCCCAGAGCTG gtGGAGCATATCATCTCATTCCTCCCAGTCAGAGATGTAGTCGCTCTGGGCCAGACCTGCCACTACTTCCATGAAGTGTGCGACGCTGAGGGCGTGTGGAGACGCATCTGTCGCAGGCTTAGTCCTCGTCTACGAGAGCAGGGCTCTGGGGTCCGGCCCTGGAAGAGAGCTGCCATTCTTAACT acACGAAGGGCCTGTATTTCCAGGCATTTGGAGGCCGCCGCCGCTGTCTCAGCAAGAGTGTAGCCCCCCTGCTAGCCCATGGCTACCGCCGCTTCTTGCCCACCAAGGACCATGTCTTCATTCTTGACTACACGGGGACCCTCTTCTTCCTCAAAAATGCCCTGGTCTCCTCTACCCTTGGCCAGATCCAGTGGAAGCGAGCCTGCCGCTATGTTGTATTGTGTCGCGGAGCCAAGGAT TTTGCCTCGGACCCAAGATGTGACACCGTTTACCGTAAATACCTCTATGTATTGGCCACCCGGGAGCAGCCAGCAGTGGTAGGCACAACGGGCAGCCGGGCCTGTGACTGTGTCGAGGTCTATCTGCAGTCCAGTGGGCAGCGGGTCTTCAAGATGACCTTCCACCACTCCATGAGCTTCAAACAGATTGTGCTGGTTGGTCAGGAGAACCAGCGGGCTCTACTGCTTCTCACAG aggaaggaaagatctACTCTTTGGTAGTGAATGAAACCCAGCTGGACCAGCCACGCTCCTACACAGTTCAGCTGGCCCTGAGGAAGGTGTCCCGTTGCCTGCCTCACCTTTGTGTGACCCGCATGGCTTCTAACCAGAGCAGTACTCTCTACATCACAG ACCAGGGGGGAGTATATTTTGAGGTGCATACCCCAGGGGTGTATCGTGATCTCTTTGGGACCCTTCAAGCCTTTGACCCCCTGGACCAGCAGATGCCGCTTGCTCTCTCACTGCCTGCCAAG GGAAATAACAGATATGGGCAGCTGGGAACAGGGGACAAAATGGACCGAGGGGAACCCACACAG GTGCATTATCTGCAACGTCCCATTGCCCTGTGGTGTGGCCTCAACCACTCTCTGGTGCTGAGCCAGGGCTCGGACTTCAGCAAGGAGCTTCTGGGCTGTGGCTGTGGGGCTGGAGGCCGCCTCCCTGGCTGGCCTAAGGGGAGTGCCTCTTTCGTGAAGCTCCACGTCAAG GTCCCTCTGTGTGCCTGTTCCCTCTGCTCTACCAGAGAGTGCCTCTACATGCTGTCCAGCCATGACATCGAACACCATCCCACCTACCGGGACCTACCAGCCAGCAGGGTGGTGGGGACCCCCGAGCCTGGCCTGGGAGCTGGAGCACCCCAGGACCCTGGGGGGGCAGCCCGGGCCTGTGAGGAGTACCTCAGCCAGATCCACAGTTGCTCCACATTGCAGGATCGCATGGAAAAGATGAAGGAGATCGTGGGTTGGATGCCCTTGATGGCTGCACAGAAAGATTTCTTCTGGGAGGCCCTGGACATGCTgcagagggctgctggaggggttggccCGGGCCCCTCAACCCCTGAGAGCTGA
- the FBXO24 gene encoding F-box only protein 24 isoform X1, which translates to MGEKAVPSPSRRRVKRSCPSCGPEPGGEEKKGRGNPISVQLFPPELVEHIISFLPVRDVVALGQTCHYFHEVCDAEGVWRRICRRLSPRLREQGSGVRPWKRAAILNYTKGLYFQAFGGRRRCLSKSVAPLLAHGYRRFLPTKDHVFILDYTGTLFFLKNALVSSTLGQIQWKRACRYVVLCRGAKDFASDPRCDTVYRKYLYVLATREQPAVVGTTGSRACDCVEVYLQSSGQRVFKMTFHHSMSFKQIVLVGQENQRALLLLTEEGKIYSLVVNETQLDQPRSYTVQLALRKVSRCLPHLCVTRMASNQSSTLYITDQGGVYFEVHTPGVYRDLFGTLQAFDPLDQQMPLALSLPAKILFCALGYNHLGLVDEFGRIFMQGNNRYGQLGTGDKMDRGEPTQVHYLQRPIALWCGLNHSLVLSQGSDFSKELLGCGCGAGGRLPGWPKGSASFVKLHVKVPLCACSLCSTRECLYMLSSHDIEHHPTYRDLPASRVVGTPEPGLGAGAPQDPGGAARACEEYLSQIHSCSTLQDRMEKMKEIVGWMPLMAAQKDFFWEALDMLQRAAGGVGPGPSTPES; encoded by the exons ATGGGCGAGAAGGCGGTCCCTTCGCCTAGCAGGAGGCGG GTGAAGCGGAGCTGCCCTTCAtgtggcccagagcctgggggtgaagagaagaagggcagagggaaccCTATTTCTGTTCAGCTGTTCCCCCCAGAGCTG gtGGAGCATATCATCTCATTCCTCCCAGTCAGAGATGTAGTCGCTCTGGGCCAGACCTGCCACTACTTCCATGAAGTGTGCGACGCTGAGGGCGTGTGGAGACGCATCTGTCGCAGGCTTAGTCCTCGTCTACGAGAGCAGGGCTCTGGGGTCCGGCCCTGGAAGAGAGCTGCCATTCTTAACT acACGAAGGGCCTGTATTTCCAGGCATTTGGAGGCCGCCGCCGCTGTCTCAGCAAGAGTGTAGCCCCCCTGCTAGCCCATGGCTACCGCCGCTTCTTGCCCACCAAGGACCATGTCTTCATTCTTGACTACACGGGGACCCTCTTCTTCCTCAAAAATGCCCTGGTCTCCTCTACCCTTGGCCAGATCCAGTGGAAGCGAGCCTGCCGCTATGTTGTATTGTGTCGCGGAGCCAAGGAT TTTGCCTCGGACCCAAGATGTGACACCGTTTACCGTAAATACCTCTATGTATTGGCCACCCGGGAGCAGCCAGCAGTGGTAGGCACAACGGGCAGCCGGGCCTGTGACTGTGTCGAGGTCTATCTGCAGTCCAGTGGGCAGCGGGTCTTCAAGATGACCTTCCACCACTCCATGAGCTTCAAACAGATTGTGCTGGTTGGTCAGGAGAACCAGCGGGCTCTACTGCTTCTCACAG aggaaggaaagatctACTCTTTGGTAGTGAATGAAACCCAGCTGGACCAGCCACGCTCCTACACAGTTCAGCTGGCCCTGAGGAAGGTGTCCCGTTGCCTGCCTCACCTTTGTGTGACCCGCATGGCTTCTAACCAGAGCAGTACTCTCTACATCACAG ACCAGGGGGGAGTATATTTTGAGGTGCATACCCCAGGGGTGTATCGTGATCTCTTTGGGACCCTTCAAGCCTTTGACCCCCTGGACCAGCAGATGCCGCTTGCTCTCTCACTGCCTGCCAAG ATACTATTTTGTGCTCTTGGCTACAACCACCTTGGCTTGGTGGATGAATTTGGCCGAATCTTTATGCAGGGAAATAACAGATATGGGCAGCTGGGAACAGGGGACAAAATGGACCGAGGGGAACCCACACAG GTGCATTATCTGCAACGTCCCATTGCCCTGTGGTGTGGCCTCAACCACTCTCTGGTGCTGAGCCAGGGCTCGGACTTCAGCAAGGAGCTTCTGGGCTGTGGCTGTGGGGCTGGAGGCCGCCTCCCTGGCTGGCCTAAGGGGAGTGCCTCTTTCGTGAAGCTCCACGTCAAG GTCCCTCTGTGTGCCTGTTCCCTCTGCTCTACCAGAGAGTGCCTCTACATGCTGTCCAGCCATGACATCGAACACCATCCCACCTACCGGGACCTACCAGCCAGCAGGGTGGTGGGGACCCCCGAGCCTGGCCTGGGAGCTGGAGCACCCCAGGACCCTGGGGGGGCAGCCCGGGCCTGTGAGGAGTACCTCAGCCAGATCCACAGTTGCTCCACATTGCAGGATCGCATGGAAAAGATGAAGGAGATCGTGGGTTGGATGCCCTTGATGGCTGCACAGAAAGATTTCTTCTGGGAGGCCCTGGACATGCTgcagagggctgctggaggggttggccCGGGCCCCTCAACCCCTGAGAGCTGA
- the FBXO24 gene encoding F-box only protein 24 isoform X3: MGEKAVPSPSRRRVKRSCPSCGPEPGGEEKKGRGNPISVQLFPPELVEHIISFLPVRDVVALGQTCHYFHEVCDAEGVWRRICRRLSPRLREQGSGVRPWKRAAILNYTKGLYFQAFGGRRRCLSKSVAPLLAHGYRRFLPTKDHVFILDYTGTLFFLKNALVSSTLGQIQWKRACRYVVLCRGAKDFASDPRCDTVYRKYLYVLATREQPAVVGTTGSRACDCVEVYLQSSGQRVFKMTFHHSMSFKQIVLVGQENQRALLLLTEEGKIYSLVVNETQLDQPRSYTVQLALRKVSRCLPHLCVTRMASNQSSTLYITDQGGVYFEVHTPGVYRDLFGTLQAFDPLDQQMPLALSLPAKILFCALGYNHLGLVDEFGRIFMQGNNRYGQLGTGDKMDRGEPTQVPLCACSLCSTRECLYMLSSHDIEHHPTYRDLPASRVVGTPEPGLGAGAPQDPGGAARACEEYLSQIHSCSTLQDRMEKMKEIVGWMPLMAAQKDFFWEALDMLQRAAGGVGPGPSTPES, encoded by the exons ATGGGCGAGAAGGCGGTCCCTTCGCCTAGCAGGAGGCGG GTGAAGCGGAGCTGCCCTTCAtgtggcccagagcctgggggtgaagagaagaagggcagagggaaccCTATTTCTGTTCAGCTGTTCCCCCCAGAGCTG gtGGAGCATATCATCTCATTCCTCCCAGTCAGAGATGTAGTCGCTCTGGGCCAGACCTGCCACTACTTCCATGAAGTGTGCGACGCTGAGGGCGTGTGGAGACGCATCTGTCGCAGGCTTAGTCCTCGTCTACGAGAGCAGGGCTCTGGGGTCCGGCCCTGGAAGAGAGCTGCCATTCTTAACT acACGAAGGGCCTGTATTTCCAGGCATTTGGAGGCCGCCGCCGCTGTCTCAGCAAGAGTGTAGCCCCCCTGCTAGCCCATGGCTACCGCCGCTTCTTGCCCACCAAGGACCATGTCTTCATTCTTGACTACACGGGGACCCTCTTCTTCCTCAAAAATGCCCTGGTCTCCTCTACCCTTGGCCAGATCCAGTGGAAGCGAGCCTGCCGCTATGTTGTATTGTGTCGCGGAGCCAAGGAT TTTGCCTCGGACCCAAGATGTGACACCGTTTACCGTAAATACCTCTATGTATTGGCCACCCGGGAGCAGCCAGCAGTGGTAGGCACAACGGGCAGCCGGGCCTGTGACTGTGTCGAGGTCTATCTGCAGTCCAGTGGGCAGCGGGTCTTCAAGATGACCTTCCACCACTCCATGAGCTTCAAACAGATTGTGCTGGTTGGTCAGGAGAACCAGCGGGCTCTACTGCTTCTCACAG aggaaggaaagatctACTCTTTGGTAGTGAATGAAACCCAGCTGGACCAGCCACGCTCCTACACAGTTCAGCTGGCCCTGAGGAAGGTGTCCCGTTGCCTGCCTCACCTTTGTGTGACCCGCATGGCTTCTAACCAGAGCAGTACTCTCTACATCACAG ACCAGGGGGGAGTATATTTTGAGGTGCATACCCCAGGGGTGTATCGTGATCTCTTTGGGACCCTTCAAGCCTTTGACCCCCTGGACCAGCAGATGCCGCTTGCTCTCTCACTGCCTGCCAAG ATACTATTTTGTGCTCTTGGCTACAACCACCTTGGCTTGGTGGATGAATTTGGCCGAATCTTTATGCAGGGAAATAACAGATATGGGCAGCTGGGAACAGGGGACAAAATGGACCGAGGGGAACCCACACAG GTCCCTCTGTGTGCCTGTTCCCTCTGCTCTACCAGAGAGTGCCTCTACATGCTGTCCAGCCATGACATCGAACACCATCCCACCTACCGGGACCTACCAGCCAGCAGGGTGGTGGGGACCCCCGAGCCTGGCCTGGGAGCTGGAGCACCCCAGGACCCTGGGGGGGCAGCCCGGGCCTGTGAGGAGTACCTCAGCCAGATCCACAGTTGCTCCACATTGCAGGATCGCATGGAAAAGATGAAGGAGATCGTGGGTTGGATGCCCTTGATGGCTGCACAGAAAGATTTCTTCTGGGAGGCCCTGGACATGCTgcagagggctgctggaggggttggccCGGGCCCCTCAACCCCTGAGAGCTGA
- the FBXO24 gene encoding F-box only protein 24 isoform X6 — protein MVRRSRRRRLQKFTGLCRQEEGLRVKRSCPSCGPEPGGEEKKGRGNPISVQLFPPELVEHIISFLPVRDVVALGQTCHYFHEVCDAEGVWRRICRRLSPRLREQGSGVRPWKRAAILNYTKGLYFQAFGGRRRCLSKSVAPLLAHGYRRFLPTKDHVFILDYTGTLFFLKNALVSSTLGQIQWKRACRYVVLCRGAKDFASDPRCDTVYRKYLYVLATREQPAVVGTTGSRACDCVEVYLQSSGQRVFKMTFHHSMSFKQIVLVGQENQRALLLLTEEGKIYSLVVNETQLDQPRSYTVQLALRKVSRCLPHLCVTRMASNQSSTLYITDQGGVYFEVHTPGVYRDLFGTLQAFDPLDQQMPLALSLPAKILFCALGYNHLGLVDEFGRIFMQGNNRYGQLGTGDKMDRGEPTQVHYLQRPIALWCGLNHSLVLSQGSDFSKELLGCGCGAGGRLPGWPKGSASFVKLHVKVPLCACSLCSTRECLYMLSSHDIEHHPTYRDLPASRVVGTPEPGLGAGAPQDPGGAARACEEYLSQIHSCSTLQDRMEKMKEIVGWMPLMAAQKDFFWEALDMLQRAAGGVGPGPSTPES, from the exons ATGGTGAGGAGAAGCCGGAGAAGAAGGCTGCAAAAATTCACCGGGCTGTGCAGACAGGAGGAGGGCCTcagg GTGAAGCGGAGCTGCCCTTCAtgtggcccagagcctgggggtgaagagaagaagggcagagggaaccCTATTTCTGTTCAGCTGTTCCCCCCAGAGCTG gtGGAGCATATCATCTCATTCCTCCCAGTCAGAGATGTAGTCGCTCTGGGCCAGACCTGCCACTACTTCCATGAAGTGTGCGACGCTGAGGGCGTGTGGAGACGCATCTGTCGCAGGCTTAGTCCTCGTCTACGAGAGCAGGGCTCTGGGGTCCGGCCCTGGAAGAGAGCTGCCATTCTTAACT acACGAAGGGCCTGTATTTCCAGGCATTTGGAGGCCGCCGCCGCTGTCTCAGCAAGAGTGTAGCCCCCCTGCTAGCCCATGGCTACCGCCGCTTCTTGCCCACCAAGGACCATGTCTTCATTCTTGACTACACGGGGACCCTCTTCTTCCTCAAAAATGCCCTGGTCTCCTCTACCCTTGGCCAGATCCAGTGGAAGCGAGCCTGCCGCTATGTTGTATTGTGTCGCGGAGCCAAGGAT TTTGCCTCGGACCCAAGATGTGACACCGTTTACCGTAAATACCTCTATGTATTGGCCACCCGGGAGCAGCCAGCAGTGGTAGGCACAACGGGCAGCCGGGCCTGTGACTGTGTCGAGGTCTATCTGCAGTCCAGTGGGCAGCGGGTCTTCAAGATGACCTTCCACCACTCCATGAGCTTCAAACAGATTGTGCTGGTTGGTCAGGAGAACCAGCGGGCTCTACTGCTTCTCACAG aggaaggaaagatctACTCTTTGGTAGTGAATGAAACCCAGCTGGACCAGCCACGCTCCTACACAGTTCAGCTGGCCCTGAGGAAGGTGTCCCGTTGCCTGCCTCACCTTTGTGTGACCCGCATGGCTTCTAACCAGAGCAGTACTCTCTACATCACAG ACCAGGGGGGAGTATATTTTGAGGTGCATACCCCAGGGGTGTATCGTGATCTCTTTGGGACCCTTCAAGCCTTTGACCCCCTGGACCAGCAGATGCCGCTTGCTCTCTCACTGCCTGCCAAG ATACTATTTTGTGCTCTTGGCTACAACCACCTTGGCTTGGTGGATGAATTTGGCCGAATCTTTATGCAGGGAAATAACAGATATGGGCAGCTGGGAACAGGGGACAAAATGGACCGAGGGGAACCCACACAG GTGCATTATCTGCAACGTCCCATTGCCCTGTGGTGTGGCCTCAACCACTCTCTGGTGCTGAGCCAGGGCTCGGACTTCAGCAAGGAGCTTCTGGGCTGTGGCTGTGGGGCTGGAGGCCGCCTCCCTGGCTGGCCTAAGGGGAGTGCCTCTTTCGTGAAGCTCCACGTCAAG GTCCCTCTGTGTGCCTGTTCCCTCTGCTCTACCAGAGAGTGCCTCTACATGCTGTCCAGCCATGACATCGAACACCATCCCACCTACCGGGACCTACCAGCCAGCAGGGTGGTGGGGACCCCCGAGCCTGGCCTGGGAGCTGGAGCACCCCAGGACCCTGGGGGGGCAGCCCGGGCCTGTGAGGAGTACCTCAGCCAGATCCACAGTTGCTCCACATTGCAGGATCGCATGGAAAAGATGAAGGAGATCGTGGGTTGGATGCCCTTGATGGCTGCACAGAAAGATTTCTTCTGGGAGGCCCTGGACATGCTgcagagggctgctggaggggttggccCGGGCCCCTCAACCCCTGAGAGCTGA
- the FBXO24 gene encoding F-box only protein 24 isoform X4 has translation MGEKAVPSPSRRRVKRSCPSCGPEPGGEEKKGRGNPISVQLFPPELAFGGRRRCLSKSVAPLLAHGYRRFLPTKDHVFILDYTGTLFFLKNALVSSTLGQIQWKRACRYVVLCRGAKDFASDPRCDTVYRKYLYVLATREQPAVVGTTGSRACDCVEVYLQSSGQRVFKMTFHHSMSFKQIVLVGQENQRALLLLTEEGKIYSLVVNETQLDQPRSYTVQLALRKVSRCLPHLCVTRMASNQSSTLYITDQGGVYFEVHTPGVYRDLFGTLQAFDPLDQQMPLALSLPAKILFCALGYNHLGLVDEFGRIFMQGNNRYGQLGTGDKMDRGEPTQVHYLQRPIALWCGLNHSLVLSQGSDFSKELLGCGCGAGGRLPGWPKGSASFVKLHVKVPLCACSLCSTRECLYMLSSHDIEHHPTYRDLPASRVVGTPEPGLGAGAPQDPGGAARACEEYLSQIHSCSTLQDRMEKMKEIVGWMPLMAAQKDFFWEALDMLQRAAGGVGPGPSTPES, from the exons ATGGGCGAGAAGGCGGTCCCTTCGCCTAGCAGGAGGCGG GTGAAGCGGAGCTGCCCTTCAtgtggcccagagcctgggggtgaagagaagaagggcagagggaaccCTATTTCTGTTCAGCTGTTCCCCCCAGAGCTG GCATTTGGAGGCCGCCGCCGCTGTCTCAGCAAGAGTGTAGCCCCCCTGCTAGCCCATGGCTACCGCCGCTTCTTGCCCACCAAGGACCATGTCTTCATTCTTGACTACACGGGGACCCTCTTCTTCCTCAAAAATGCCCTGGTCTCCTCTACCCTTGGCCAGATCCAGTGGAAGCGAGCCTGCCGCTATGTTGTATTGTGTCGCGGAGCCAAGGAT TTTGCCTCGGACCCAAGATGTGACACCGTTTACCGTAAATACCTCTATGTATTGGCCACCCGGGAGCAGCCAGCAGTGGTAGGCACAACGGGCAGCCGGGCCTGTGACTGTGTCGAGGTCTATCTGCAGTCCAGTGGGCAGCGGGTCTTCAAGATGACCTTCCACCACTCCATGAGCTTCAAACAGATTGTGCTGGTTGGTCAGGAGAACCAGCGGGCTCTACTGCTTCTCACAG aggaaggaaagatctACTCTTTGGTAGTGAATGAAACCCAGCTGGACCAGCCACGCTCCTACACAGTTCAGCTGGCCCTGAGGAAGGTGTCCCGTTGCCTGCCTCACCTTTGTGTGACCCGCATGGCTTCTAACCAGAGCAGTACTCTCTACATCACAG ACCAGGGGGGAGTATATTTTGAGGTGCATACCCCAGGGGTGTATCGTGATCTCTTTGGGACCCTTCAAGCCTTTGACCCCCTGGACCAGCAGATGCCGCTTGCTCTCTCACTGCCTGCCAAG ATACTATTTTGTGCTCTTGGCTACAACCACCTTGGCTTGGTGGATGAATTTGGCCGAATCTTTATGCAGGGAAATAACAGATATGGGCAGCTGGGAACAGGGGACAAAATGGACCGAGGGGAACCCACACAG GTGCATTATCTGCAACGTCCCATTGCCCTGTGGTGTGGCCTCAACCACTCTCTGGTGCTGAGCCAGGGCTCGGACTTCAGCAAGGAGCTTCTGGGCTGTGGCTGTGGGGCTGGAGGCCGCCTCCCTGGCTGGCCTAAGGGGAGTGCCTCTTTCGTGAAGCTCCACGTCAAG GTCCCTCTGTGTGCCTGTTCCCTCTGCTCTACCAGAGAGTGCCTCTACATGCTGTCCAGCCATGACATCGAACACCATCCCACCTACCGGGACCTACCAGCCAGCAGGGTGGTGGGGACCCCCGAGCCTGGCCTGGGAGCTGGAGCACCCCAGGACCCTGGGGGGGCAGCCCGGGCCTGTGAGGAGTACCTCAGCCAGATCCACAGTTGCTCCACATTGCAGGATCGCATGGAAAAGATGAAGGAGATCGTGGGTTGGATGCCCTTGATGGCTGCACAGAAAGATTTCTTCTGGGAGGCCCTGGACATGCTgcagagggctgctggaggggttggccCGGGCCCCTCAACCCCTGAGAGCTGA